One segment of Carya illinoinensis cultivar Pawnee chromosome 13, C.illinoinensisPawnee_v1, whole genome shotgun sequence DNA contains the following:
- the LOC122292011 gene encoding wound-induced protein 1-like — MEDKEEENGKKVVTALYSALISKDFDEVQRLLAPNVEWWFHGPPNHQHLMLLLTGSSPPNNTSFVFVPQPNIVAFGPIVLVEGYNKEHSISWVHIWTVTEGILTQVREYSNTSVTVARFESQPLSSPAVDTSGSANHRCQNVWKSQLSRHSAPGLVLAL, encoded by the coding sequence ATGGAGGACAAGGAAGAAGAAAACGGCAAAAAGGTGGTCACTGCCCTCTACAGTGCTCTAATCTCCAAGGACTTCGATGAGGTGCAACGTCTACTAGCACCAAACGTCGAGTGGTGGTTTCATGGCCCACCAAACCACCAGCATTTGATGCTTTTGCTCACTGGCTCGTCACCTCCAAACAATACCTCATTCGTCTTCGTTCCTCAACCCAATATCGTCGCCTTCGGACCGATTGTCCTTGTCGAAGGCTACAACAAGGAACACTCGATCTCGTGGGTGCACATATGGACCGTCACTGAAGGGATACTCACCCAGGTGAGAGAGTATTCTAATACTTCCGTCACCGTAGCCCGATTCGAGTCACAGCCTTTATCATCCCCGGCCGTTGACACGTCAGGGTCAGCCAATCATAGGTGCCAGAATGTTTGGAAGAGCCAGCTCTCCCGTCACTCTGCACCGGGTCTCGTTTTGGCACTCTAA
- the LOC122291267 gene encoding wound-induced protein 1-like, translating into MLYKALARGDADTIARVVGPDLEWWFHGPPQCQHMMKILTGESMHTEFKFRPRSIVAVGDRVIMEGWDGFKVYWVHVWTLKEDMILQFREYFNTLLTVLLRISETGDETLVWRSDPREISKRSLPDLVLAI; encoded by the coding sequence ATGCTGTACAAGGCCCTGGCACGAGGTGACGCCGACACCATTGCTAGGGTTGTGGGCCCCGACCTTGAATGGTGGTTCCATGGACCTCCGCAATGCCAGCACATGATGAAGATACTCACCGGAGAGTCGATGCACACGGAGTTCAAGTTCAGGCCTCGGAGCATCGTGGCCGTCGGCGACCGTGTGATCATGGAGGGATGGGATGGATTCAAGGTGTATTGGGTGCATGTGTGGACGCTTAAGGAAGACATGATTCTGCAATTCCGTGAGTATTTCAACACGTTGCTCACGGTGTTGCTTAGGATTTCCGAAACTGGAGATGAGACTCTGGTGTGGCGAAGTGACCCCAGGGAGATTTCAAAGCGCTCGCTGCCGGACCTTGTTCTGGCGATCTAG